A segment of the Flavobacteriales bacterium genome:
AATAAATGAGTGAGGCTAATCAATAAAAATACTATTTTAAATAAACCCGAAAGACTAGTATCTTCCTAGCTCTTCGGCTTCAGCTTTTGCTTTGGCATCTTGAGCTTCTTTAGCTGGGTCATTTGCTTTCCCAAAGTCTGTTCTACGGTTATATTGTCTAGCTTTAGCTTGATCTTTCTTAGAAAGAGTGTTGATAAAAGCTTCTGTAAGTTTTGTTCCTGCTTTTAGGTTTCCATCATCCTTTTTCATGGTAAATGGTTCGCTTTCTCCCATTCCTACAGGTACAAGTCTATCAGCGGAAATTTCTTTACTTACTAGGTAATCTACACAAGCTTGTGCTCTTTGTTGAGAAAGTTCACGGTTGCGTTCTTCTCCTCCAATATGATCTGTATGCGATCTTAGTTTTACTTTAAGCTCTTTGTGAGCTTTTAGTACACTGGCTAAAGCATCAAGATCTTGCATGGCAGAGTTTCTGAGTGTTGCTTTTCCAAAATCATATTCTACGTGAGGCATTACGATAGGCACAATAATTTCTTTTTTCTTAATCAAAGAAATATTGTTGTCAAACATATATTCGTATCCTTTATCTGTCTTTTCAAAATCGTTTACGGTAAGTCCTTTGGTAGAAATTTTCTTTACGAATGGTTCGTAACCTTTTGCGTTTATCGTAACTACATATTCTTTTCCTTTTTCAACGAATTTTGGGTTAACCATAAATTCACCTTGATCACTTGTACGAATATCTCCTACTACTCCATCTTTAGATTCCATAGTAATTTCTGCACCTTTTACAGGAAGACCTTCTTCTATTTCGGTTACTTTTCCTTTAATATTAAAGAACACATCAAGAAGTTCAAAAGAGTAAATATCATCAGATCCTCTTCCTCCTTTTCTGTTAGAGGTCATTAATCCTTCTTCTACAGTGTTTCCTTTAAATACAATACCGAAATCGTCATAAGTAGAGTTTAATGGATACTCTAAGTTCATGGCTTTTTGGAAATTTCCGTTTTCATCCATTTTAGATTTAAACATGTCATATCCTCCCATTCCTACGTGTCCCATAGAGGCAAAATAGAGTGTTCCATCTATATGTACTGTAGGGAAAGCTTCATTGAAAGCTGTGTTTACATTAGGTCCTAAATTTTTAGGCGTAGTCCATTTTTTCTTTCTTTTATCGTATTCCGAGTAATAAATATCGGTTCCTCCGTAAGAGTCTTTTAGTTTTGCTACAAAGTATAATCTTTTTCCGTCAGGAGTAATTGCAGGGTGTGTGAAGTCGATAATATCATAGTTTTCTGCATTTAATACAGGAATATCTACAATAGTTCCTTCATCCCATCCTCCACCTTTACGTTTAGAGGTAAATATTTTTCTTCCTTCGTATTGATTTTTATCAAACACAGACTTTGCGTAGAACATGATATTCGCTTTTGGAGTCAAAGATATAGGTCCTTCTGCATCTCTTGTATTGATGGTTTCTTCACCTTTTCCACTTCCCATATTCCCAAGAGAAACGGCTTTTTCCCAACGTCTGGCTTTTTTTGCGTTTTTTCCTTTCTTTCTAGA
Coding sequences within it:
- a CDS encoding OmpA family protein, whose product is MKFSKILFGLSLTSFLFAAEADAQTKRTKRADEAYSVVEFKKALDLYKDAYKRANDKKEKQYISYRMALCAKNIGDYRKAENYLKRTVKMRYEDPIALLELAQSQLALGKFDKAEENFKKYQKLVPGDKRAEQGLKSTDFARAQKANPTRYYLTNIKRVNTKYQDFSPAYAKKDYSSFLFTTAREGVVGNDIDYQTGGYFTDIYGTKLEKKKRKRSSRKKGKNAKKARRWEKAVSLGNMGSGKGEETINTRDAEGPISLTPKANIMFYAKSVFDKNQYEGRKIFTSKRKGGGWDEGTIVDIPVLNAENYDIIDFTHPAITPDGKRLYFVAKLKDSYGGTDIYYSEYDKRKKKWTTPKNLGPNVNTAFNEAFPTVHIDGTLYFASMGHVGMGGYDMFKSKMDENGNFQKAMNLEYPLNSTYDDFGIVFKGNTVEEGLMTSNRKGGRGSDDIYSFELLDVFFNIKGKVTEIEEGLPVKGAEITMESKDGVVGDIRTSDQGEFMVNPKFVEKGKEYVVTINAKGYEPFVKKISTKGLTVNDFEKTDKGYEYMFDNNISLIKKKEIIVPIVMPHVEYDFGKATLRNSAMQDLDALASVLKAHKELKVKLRSHTDHIGGEERNRELSQQRAQACVDYLVSKEISADRLVPVGMGESEPFTMKKDDGNLKAGTKLTEAFINTLSKKDQAKARQYNRRTDFGKANDPAKEAQDAKAKAEAEELGRY